The following proteins are encoded in a genomic region of Enterocloster clostridioformis:
- the yiaK gene encoding 3-dehydro-L-gulonate 2-dehydrogenase yields MRVQYEDLLKKFQGILESRGFSGKHAEDAATVFANNSLDGVYSHGVNRFPRVVEYLDKGEIDSGAIASCESSMGAIERWNGHRGFGPLNAKLAMDRAVELAKEYGVGVVALGNNNHWMRGGSYGWQAADKGCIGICWSNTMPNMPAWGGKDRKIGNNPFIMSIPRSSGKHAVIDCAVSQFSYGKIEEAKLKGQQLPVPGGYDTKGNLTTDPAEIEKTWRVLPMGYWKGSGISIALDLIATVLTNGNSVSRIGTFGDEVGLSQIMIAIDPLRFNTPEETDSIVDEILADIKSSEPIREGGEVYYPGELELITRENNTRDGIPVIDEVWETLNSLER; encoded by the coding sequence ATGAGAGTACAGTATGAGGATTTGTTAAAGAAGTTTCAGGGGATTTTGGAGAGCAGAGGTTTTTCAGGAAAGCATGCAGAGGACGCGGCCACCGTATTTGCAAACAATAGCCTGGACGGCGTATATTCCCACGGTGTGAACCGCTTCCCCAGGGTGGTGGAATATCTGGATAAGGGAGAAATTGATTCCGGAGCCATTGCATCCTGTGAATCCTCCATGGGAGCCATTGAGCGATGGAACGGCCACAGAGGCTTCGGCCCCCTCAATGCAAAGCTGGCCATGGACCGGGCCGTGGAGCTGGCAAAGGAGTACGGCGTGGGCGTGGTGGCCCTTGGAAATAATAACCATTGGATGCGCGGCGGCAGCTACGGCTGGCAGGCAGCGGACAAGGGATGCATCGGTATCTGCTGGTCCAACACCATGCCCAACATGCCTGCCTGGGGCGGAAAGGACAGAAAGATCGGAAACAATCCATTTATCATGTCTATTCCCAGAAGCAGCGGGAAACATGCCGTGATTGACTGCGCTGTATCCCAGTTCTCTTACGGAAAGATTGAGGAAGCAAAGCTGAAGGGACAGCAGCTTCCGGTTCCCGGCGGCTATGATACAAAGGGCAACCTGACCACAGACCCGGCTGAGATTGAGAAGACATGGAGGGTGCTTCCCATGGGATACTGGAAGGGCAGCGGCATCTCCATTGCGCTGGACCTGATAGCAACTGTTCTGACAAACGGCAATTCCGTGAGCAGGATTGGCACCTTTGGAGACGAGGTGGGACTGAGCCAGATTATGATAGCCATTGACCCCTTAAGATTCAACACTCCGGAGGAAACGGACTCCATAGTGGATGAAATCCTGGCAGACATCAAGTCCTCAGAGCCAATCAGAGAGGGCGGGGAGGTGTATTATCCGGGAGAACTGGAACTTATCACCAGGGAAAACAATACAAGGGACGGAATTCCGGTCATTGACGAGGTATGGGAAACGCTTAACAGCCTTGAGCGCTAG
- a CDS encoding citrate transporter, whose amino-acid sequence MEYIIGILILASFFGLAVYAARGGNLMMGMLVMAILWTILPMTGNLLASNPDFIAANGDSIRITWIQAFSKVFQSGPEGWGSVLVNVVFGAWFGRVLLETGIAATLIRKTTELGGDKPAITCILLCIVTAAIFSSLFGAGAVVAIGVIILPIFMSLGIPKVLSVVSFMLSIGAGMFLNPVLFGQYTAFFLDGDGKVLYPYEQYVKWGGIALAVQLVFIIILILFCMRKKSVHSWAARRPVRRKLDFAPTPSLLTPFIPVFLLIVFKVPIIMGFLIGGFYALFVCGKLKSFRAACRTFNKDFFDGVVDTAPLVGFLLVVPMFNKAAELCIPYFNALLGNIIPHSTLFITVIFCVLAPLGMFRGPFTLYGCGAATLGILKGVGFEVAFLAPLMIAATTVMNVSCCITQSWIVWGISYAKVSTKEFLKMSVVCGWIICCILQVITFIMFG is encoded by the coding sequence ATGGAATATATCATAGGAATACTGATTTTAGCATCGTTCTTTGGCCTGGCCGTCTACGCGGCCAGGGGCGGCAACCTGATGATGGGAATGCTGGTTATGGCCATTCTCTGGACCATTCTTCCCATGACCGGCAACCTTCTGGCGTCCAATCCTGATTTTATCGCGGCAAATGGGGACAGCATCCGGATCACATGGATACAGGCATTTTCCAAGGTGTTCCAGAGCGGTCCTGAGGGATGGGGCTCAGTGCTTGTGAATGTAGTGTTTGGCGCGTGGTTCGGGCGGGTGCTGTTAGAAACAGGCATCGCGGCAACCCTTATCCGCAAGACCACGGAGCTGGGCGGTGACAAGCCGGCCATCACCTGCATTCTCTTATGCATTGTTACGGCTGCCATATTTTCCTCCCTGTTTGGGGCGGGCGCAGTGGTGGCCATCGGCGTTATCATCCTTCCCATCTTTATGTCCCTGGGAATTCCCAAGGTGCTGTCCGTTGTATCCTTCATGCTGAGCATCGGCGCGGGCATGTTTTTGAACCCGGTGCTCTTCGGGCAGTACACCGCATTCTTTCTGGATGGGGACGGCAAGGTTCTGTACCCCTATGAGCAGTATGTGAAATGGGGCGGCATTGCGCTGGCAGTACAGCTGGTATTTATCATCATCCTGATTCTGTTCTGCATGAGAAAGAAATCGGTTCACTCCTGGGCAGCCAGAAGACCGGTCCGGCGTAAACTGGATTTTGCTCCCACGCCGTCCCTGCTGACACCCTTTATCCCTGTGTTCCTTCTGATTGTATTCAAGGTTCCCATTATCATGGGCTTTCTGATCGGCGGCTTCTATGCGCTGTTTGTATGCGGAAAACTAAAAAGCTTCCGGGCTGCCTGCAGGACCTTTAACAAGGACTTCTTTGACGGCGTGGTGGACACGGCTCCCCTGGTAGGGTTCCTGCTGGTGGTCCCTATGTTCAACAAGGCGGCGGAGCTGTGCATCCCCTATTTCAATGCGCTGCTGGGCAATATCATTCCACACAGCACCTTATTTATCACCGTTATCTTCTGTGTGCTGGCGCCGCTTGGAATGTTCAGGGGCCCCTTCACCCTTTACGGCTGCGGCGCGGCCACCCTGGGCATCCTAAAGGGGGTAGGCTTTGAGGTGGCCTTCCTGGCTCCACTGATGATTGCCGCCACCACGGTTATGAACGTGTCCTGCTGCATCACCCAGTCATGGATTGTATGGGGCATCAGCTACGCAAAGGTATCTACCAAGGAATTCTTAAAGATGAGCGTGGTGTGCGGCTGGATTATCTGCTGCATCCTGCAGGTTATTACATTTATCATGTTTGGTTAA